The proteins below are encoded in one region of Buttiauxella gaviniae:
- a CDS encoding beta-ketoacyl-[acyl-carrier-protein] synthase family protein: MITFSAAGMVSALGNNLDETAANLQANIAPGMGPDSNAWLQQGECWVGRVTGELPEIAPETPQYNSRNNRLLLAALAQIRPQVNEVIARYGNERVAVVLGTSTSGLDEGDRMVSGSHAGHAPASYRYGQQELGDPSRFLSDYLQLFGPALTISTACSSSARAIITGKRLIESGMVDAAIVGGADTLSRMPINGFNSLESLSNVRCKPFSAGRNGITIGEAGALILLTKEPGTVRLLGVGESSDAWHMSAPHPEGMGAIRAIEMALREAKLDATEIGYINMHGTATRLNDEIEAKVVNQLFGENVPSSSTKHLTGHTLGAAGACEAVLCYLLLSRNLPLPAQDFTDTHQDPSLAACGLLSAPQPQTRPTMLSNSFAFGGNNTSLILGVAHD; this comes from the coding sequence ATGATTACTTTTTCTGCCGCCGGAATGGTCAGCGCGTTGGGCAACAACCTTGACGAAACTGCGGCGAATCTACAGGCCAACATAGCGCCAGGCATGGGGCCGGATAGCAACGCCTGGTTGCAGCAGGGCGAATGTTGGGTTGGGCGCGTCACTGGCGAACTGCCTGAAATTGCGCCAGAAACACCGCAATACAACAGCCGTAACAACCGTTTATTGCTGGCGGCGCTGGCACAAATCCGCCCGCAGGTTAATGAGGTGATTGCCCGCTACGGCAACGAACGTGTGGCGGTGGTGTTAGGGACCAGCACTTCCGGGTTGGATGAAGGCGACCGCATGGTTAGCGGCAGTCACGCGGGTCATGCGCCTGCGTCCTATCGTTACGGTCAGCAGGAACTCGGCGACCCGTCGCGTTTCCTTAGCGACTATCTGCAACTGTTTGGCCCGGCGCTGACGATTTCCACCGCCTGTTCCTCCAGCGCACGAGCGATTATTACCGGCAAACGGTTGATTGAATCCGGGATGGTGGATGCGGCGATCGTTGGCGGAGCCGATACGTTAAGCCGCATGCCCATCAATGGCTTTAATAGCCTTGAATCATTAAGCAATGTGCGCTGCAAACCGTTTAGCGCCGGGCGCAACGGGATTACCATCGGCGAAGCGGGCGCGTTGATATTGCTGACTAAAGAGCCGGGAACAGTGCGTTTGCTGGGCGTGGGGGAATCTTCCGATGCCTGGCATATGTCGGCTCCGCATCCTGAAGGCATGGGGGCGATTCGTGCGATAGAAATGGCGCTGCGCGAGGCAAAACTCGACGCCACGGAGATTGGCTATATTAATATGCACGGCACCGCCACGCGTCTGAATGACGAAATCGAGGCGAAAGTGGTGAATCAACTGTTCGGTGAAAACGTTCCTTCCAGCTCGACAAAACACCTGACCGGCCACACGTTAGGTGCCGCCGGAGCCTGCGAAGCGGTGCTCTGTTATTTACTCCTGTCGCGTAACTTGCCCCTGCCTGCACAAGATTTCACTGATACGCATCAAGACCCGAGCCTTGCGGCTTGTGGTTTACTCTCCGCGCCGCAGCCACAGACCCGGCCAACCATGCTTTCGAACTCATTTGCTTTTGGCGGCAATAATACCAGCCTGATTTTGGGAGTTGCTCATGACTGA
- a CDS encoding DUF3261 domain-containing protein: MKTLPKLILLLGSLLLSACSTPKPDNTRPQAWLKPGTLVTLPAPGISPSITEQQLLTAQVKGKTQSLMVLLNADSQKIMLAGLSPLGIRLFRLTYSDEGVKTEQSITLPELPPASQVLADIMLSYWPVSAWQPQLPAGWTLKDSDSRRDLRDDQGELIETIHYLMRNGSRQPVSVQHHRFGYVITIQHLES, from the coding sequence ATGAAAACATTACCGAAACTGATTTTACTGCTTGGCAGCTTATTACTTAGCGCGTGCAGCACGCCAAAACCCGACAACACCCGCCCGCAGGCCTGGCTAAAACCGGGCACGTTGGTGACGCTGCCCGCGCCGGGAATTTCCCCCTCAATCACTGAACAGCAATTATTAACCGCGCAGGTGAAGGGCAAAACCCAATCGCTGATGGTGCTGCTTAATGCTGATTCGCAAAAAATTATGTTGGCGGGGCTTTCGCCGCTGGGGATCCGCTTATTCCGCCTGACCTATTCCGACGAAGGGGTGAAAACCGAGCAATCCATTACGCTGCCAGAATTACCGCCAGCCAGTCAGGTTCTGGCGGATATTATGTTGAGCTACTGGCCAGTCAGCGCCTGGCAGCCGCAACTCCCTGCCGGATGGACGCTCAAAGATAGCGATTCCCGTCGTGATTTGCGTGATGACCAGGGCGAATTAATCGAAACCATTCACTATCTGATGCGTAATGGCAGCCGCCAGCCGGTAAGCGTCCAGCATCATCGTTTCGGGTATGTCATCACCATTCAGCACCTGGAAAGCTAA
- a CDS encoding MMPL family transporter — protein MKSNSASLSDVHRRLAWGWLAVVALLVVLLCALLPKARLDSSVLSLLPASSLGKIPPDIENGFLQRLDRQMMWMVSPGDKPDSAAALWWQAQLQQQPFLQNVQGPMDAKGQQEWGKFYFEHRNGLVDNQTRSRLQNGGEAQAQWVLSQLYSAFSGVSGKELKNDPLMLVRGSQLALQQTASQLRLQNGWLVARDKQGRYWYLLHGELNGSSFDMQQGRAAVERLHGLAQNLKQHFPQAEVMSRGTLFYSDYASQQAKHDVSTLGLATVIGVLLLVLLVFRSVRPLLLCIISVGIGALAGVAITLLCFGELHLITLVMSMSIVGVSADYTLYYLTERMVHGEQNSPIASLRKVLPALLLALATTAIAYLIMILAPFPGIRQLAVFAASGLIASCLTVVCWYPFAVRGLPVRPVPFKRLLNGWLNAWQNNKAVRFGLPLALLVVSLAGIASLKINDDIASFQALPQDLVREEQAITALTGQGMDQKWFVVYGDTAEQTLQRLEKLAPVLAAARGNKAIDSYRLIPLASLKQQQADLQLLRDAAPTLQKRLAESGVPVNAPNLQQMAVTPDLWQKSVISSGWRLLWLSLPDGKSGALVPVSGVHDSAALANIAATLPGVSWVDRKVMFNALFSHFRSLLAGLLALAVGAIALSFVLRLGVKRGLLSVVPSLLSLGGGLAALAFSGHPLNLFSLLALVLVLGIGINYTLFFSNPRGTPLTSLLAITVALLTTLFTLGMLVFSQTQAIASFGIVLSCGIFCAFLTAPLVLPTSTHGKGKREK, from the coding sequence ATGAAGAGCAACAGCGCTTCGCTTTCTGACGTGCATCGCCGTCTTGCCTGGGGCTGGCTGGCGGTAGTCGCCCTGCTGGTCGTGTTACTCTGCGCGCTATTGCCGAAGGCGCGGCTCGACAGCAGCGTATTGTCGCTGCTGCCTGCAAGTAGCCTCGGGAAAATCCCTCCGGACATTGAGAACGGGTTTTTGCAACGTCTCGACCGGCAAATGATGTGGATGGTAAGCCCTGGAGATAAGCCGGACAGCGCCGCCGCACTCTGGTGGCAAGCGCAACTGCAACAGCAGCCTTTCCTGCAAAATGTGCAGGGCCCGATGGATGCAAAAGGCCAGCAGGAGTGGGGGAAATTCTACTTCGAGCACCGCAATGGCCTGGTGGATAACCAGACCCGCAGCCGGTTGCAAAACGGCGGTGAAGCGCAGGCGCAATGGGTATTGTCGCAGCTTTACTCCGCTTTTTCGGGCGTCAGCGGTAAAGAGCTGAAGAACGATCCGCTGATGCTTGTGCGCGGCTCGCAACTGGCGCTGCAACAAACCGCCAGCCAACTGCGCTTGCAAAACGGCTGGCTGGTGGCGCGAGATAAACAGGGGCGTTACTGGTATTTACTGCATGGCGAGCTAAATGGATCTTCGTTTGATATGCAGCAAGGGCGGGCGGCGGTTGAGCGCCTGCATGGGTTAGCGCAAAACCTCAAACAGCATTTCCCGCAGGCAGAGGTAATGTCACGCGGTACGCTTTTCTATAGCGATTATGCGAGCCAGCAGGCAAAACATGACGTTTCAACGCTCGGGCTGGCGACGGTAATTGGCGTGCTGCTGTTGGTGTTGCTGGTGTTTCGCTCGGTGCGGCCTTTACTGCTGTGTATCATCTCGGTGGGTATTGGCGCACTCGCGGGAGTCGCTATCACGCTGCTCTGTTTTGGCGAGCTGCATCTGATAACCCTGGTGATGAGCATGAGCATCGTCGGCGTTTCGGCGGATTACACGCTCTATTATCTCACCGAAAGAATGGTCCACGGCGAGCAAAACTCCCCCATCGCAAGCCTGCGTAAAGTGCTTCCTGCGTTGTTGCTGGCGCTGGCGACCACCGCTATTGCGTACCTGATTATGATCCTCGCGCCGTTCCCCGGTATTCGCCAGCTCGCAGTGTTTGCCGCCAGCGGGCTCATTGCTTCCTGCCTGACGGTGGTGTGCTGGTATCCGTTTGCTGTGCGCGGTTTGCCTGTCAGACCGGTGCCATTCAAGCGGTTACTCAACGGCTGGCTGAATGCATGGCAGAACAACAAAGCCGTTCGCTTCGGCCTGCCGCTGGCATTACTGGTGGTGAGCCTCGCGGGCATAGCGTCCCTGAAAATTAATGATGACATCGCCAGCTTCCAGGCGCTGCCGCAGGATCTGGTGCGTGAAGAGCAGGCGATTACTGCGCTGACCGGGCAGGGAATGGATCAGAAATGGTTCGTGGTTTACGGCGATACGGCCGAGCAAACTCTGCAGCGGCTGGAAAAACTGGCTCCTGTTCTCGCGGCGGCGCGCGGCAATAAAGCTATCGACAGTTACCGCCTGATTCCGCTCGCGTCACTTAAACAGCAGCAGGCCGATTTGCAGTTACTGCGTGACGCCGCACCAACTTTGCAAAAACGGCTGGCGGAAAGCGGGGTTCCCGTGAACGCCCCGAATCTACAGCAGATGGCGGTCACGCCGGATCTCTGGCAAAAGAGTGTGATCAGCAGCGGCTGGCGTTTGCTGTGGCTCTCGTTACCGGATGGCAAAAGCGGGGCGCTGGTGCCGGTAAGCGGCGTTCACGACAGCGCAGCTTTGGCAAATATTGCGGCAACACTACCGGGCGTCAGTTGGGTTGACAGAAAAGTGATGTTCAATGCGTTGTTCAGCCATTTCCGCAGTTTGCTGGCGGGATTGCTGGCGCTGGCCGTAGGGGCGATAGCACTCAGCTTCGTGCTGCGGCTTGGCGTGAAACGCGGCTTGCTAAGCGTGGTTCCGTCGCTGTTATCCCTTGGCGGTGGACTCGCGGCACTCGCCTTTAGCGGCCATCCCTTGAATCTGTTCTCGCTGCTGGCGTTAGTGCTGGTGCTCGGGATTGGCATCAATTACACCCTGTTCTTTAGCAACCCGCGCGGCACACCGTTGACCTCGCTTTTAGCTATCACCGTGGCGTTGCTGACCACGCTCTTTACATTGGGAATGCTGGTCTTTAGCCAGACCCAGGCCATTGCAAGTTTTGGCATTGTGCTGAGCTGCGGGATCTTCTGCGCATTTCTGACCGCACCTTTAGTGTTACCCACATCCACCCACGGAAAGGGAAAGAGAGAAAAATGA